A genomic stretch from Solanum stenotomum isolate F172 chromosome 8, ASM1918654v1, whole genome shotgun sequence includes:
- the LOC125873147 gene encoding rho GTPase-activating protein 2 — translation MTGLVMVTRGGGCGNGKNSSKAAAAAEMQNQQQLSLVDFILAALRKSMVSCRVDRQEDVVSAVEIGWPTNVQHLTHVTFDRFHGFLGLPLEFQVEIPCRVPSASVSVFGVSAESMQCSYDTRGNSVPTILLLMQERLYSQNGLKAEGIFRINPENSQEEHVRDQLNRGIVPEDIDVHCLAGLIKAWFRELPSGVLDGLSPEQVLQCNTEEEFVELVKQLKPTETALLNWAIDLMADVVEQEESNKMNARNIAMVFAPNMTQMSDPLTALMHAVQVMNLLKTLIMKTLRERGEAEDGDYSPVSSRSSGRQTDEEFDSQQEMDTSCESAGPASDDDDADEQHRYSYSSEERDEVESLSEIEESFLRQLDENEHAKNDFRKQLEGILCREDVISTTASTENGDSSVSFSDSKMETFGLSTSDGEDSRYSCVTLEDKVESKRSSGSMEDVDMVEVNMVESAVPVQ, via the exons atgaCGGGGTTGGTAATGGTGACTAGGGGAGGTGGGTGTGGAAATGGGAAGAACAGTTCAAAGGCGGCAGCTGCTGCTGAAATGCAAAATCAGCAGCAGTTGTCTTTGGTGGATTTCATATTAGCAGCTCTAAGGAAATCAATGGTGTCTTGTCGTGTAGATCGACAAGAAGATGTTGTTTCTGCTGTGGAAATAGGGTGGCCCACCAATGTCCAGCATCTCACCCATGTCACTTTCGATCGATTTCATGGCTTTCTGGGTCTTCCTCTTGAGTTTCAAGTCGAAATCCCATGTAGAGTACCAAGTGCCAG CGTCAGTGTGTTTGGTGTATCTGCAGAGTCAATGCAGTGTTCTTATGATACAAGGGGCAACAGTGTCCCAACTATTCTCTTGTTAATGCAAGAACGTCTATACTCACAAAATGGTCTTAAg GCTGAAGGAATCTTCCGAATTAACCCAGAGAATAGCCAGGAGGAGCATGTAAGGGACCAGCTAAATAGAGGCATCGTGCCTGAAGACATTGATGTTCATTGTTTGGCTGGTCTCATCAAAGCCTGGTTCCGAGAACTGCCATCAGGTGTGCTTGATGGGCTTTCACCAGAACAGGTTTTGCAATGCAACACCGAGGAAGAATTCGTTGAGCTTGTGAAACAGCTTAAACCAACCGAGACTGCATTGCTTAACTGGGCAATTGATCTTATGGCTGATGTTGTTGAACAAGAGGAATCCAACAAAATGAATGCCAGAAATATTGCAATGGTTTTTGCTCCAAACATGACCCAG ATGTCTGATCCATTAACAGCTCTCATGCACGCTGTTCAAGTGATGAACTTGCTGAAGACCCTGATCATGAAAACATTACGAGAGCGTGGAGAAGCAGAAGATGGAGATTATTCACCCGTGTCATCTCGTTCTTCTGGTAGACAAACTGATGAGGAATTCGACTCCCAACAAGAGATGGACACTAGCTGTGAATCAGCAGGACCAGCATCAGATGATGACGATGCTGATGAGCAACATCGCTACAGCTACAGCAGTGAAGAGAGAGATGAAGTGGAGTCATTGAGTGAGATAGAAGAAAGCTTCTTGCGACAGTTGGACGAGAATGAGCATGCAAAAAATGACTTCAGGAAACAGTTGGAAGGAATTTTGTGCAGAGAAGATGTTATTTCCACAACTGCATCTACCGAAAATGGAGATTCTTCTGTTTCATTTTCTGACAGTAAAATGGAAACTTTTGGCTTGAGCACTAGCGATGGTGAAGACTCAAGATACAGTTGTGTTACTCTGGAAGATAAAGTGGAGTCGAAGAGATCAAGTGGAAGCATGGAGGATGTCGATATGGTAGAGGTAAACATGGTAGAATCTGCTGTTCCTGTACAGTAG